A single genomic interval of Alteromonas sp. BL110 harbors:
- a CDS encoding NADP-dependent oxidoreductase has protein sequence MSTYKAITLVKRPEDGKIGPHLFETKELEIPTPKDGQILIKQTHMSLDPAMLGWMSEDRESYIPPVELGDVMRSSGVGEVVESNNPDFSVGDKVMGMTGWREYVLSDGSGFNKLQQGVTEEMALCVFALPGLTATTGLYNFGEPKEGETLIVTGAAGSVGSIVGQLAKADGLRVIGVVGSDDKADWIVNELGFDGAINYKTDDLEEKLAELTPDKIDVFYENTGGPIQHHIFNRMNAHGRIVVCGMIADYQSEEPSPGPNWIPLIKKRINIRGFAMPDHWDEIPKLLEKLTPYVQQGKIKYRAHTVEGLDNAEKGLNMLFEGKNTGKMILKL, from the coding sequence ATGTCAACATATAAGGCTATCACGCTGGTAAAGCGTCCCGAGGATGGAAAAATTGGCCCCCATCTATTCGAAACAAAAGAGCTTGAAATACCGACCCCAAAGGACGGACAAATTCTAATTAAGCAAACCCATATGTCTCTAGACCCTGCCATGTTAGGTTGGATGAGTGAAGACAGAGAAAGCTATATTCCTCCTGTAGAACTTGGCGATGTTATGCGCTCCAGCGGTGTAGGCGAAGTAGTTGAGTCTAATAATCCAGACTTTTCAGTTGGCGACAAAGTTATGGGCATGACTGGCTGGCGTGAATATGTGCTAAGTGATGGCTCAGGCTTTAATAAGCTTCAGCAGGGTGTTACTGAAGAAATGGCACTTTGTGTATTTGCGCTACCTGGTTTAACCGCCACTACAGGCCTTTATAATTTTGGCGAACCTAAGGAAGGCGAAACCCTCATCGTAACAGGCGCTGCGGGCTCTGTAGGCTCAATTGTCGGTCAGTTAGCAAAAGCAGACGGGCTTCGCGTAATTGGTGTCGTTGGTAGTGACGACAAAGCCGACTGGATTGTCAACGAGCTAGGTTTTGACGGCGCAATTAATTACAAAACCGACGACTTAGAAGAAAAACTGGCCGAACTTACACCAGATAAAATTGATGTATTTTATGAAAATACGGGCGGTCCTATCCAGCACCATATATTCAACAGAATGAATGCCCACGGTCGTATTGTTGTATGTGGAATGATTGCCGATTACCAGTCAGAAGAGCCATCACCAGGACCTAACTGGATTCCATTAATTAAGAAGCGTATTAATATTCGTGGGTTTGCGATGCCAGACCATTGGGATGAAATTCCAAAGCTTTTAGAAAAACTCACCCCTTATGTACAGCAAGGAAAGATAAAGTACCGCGCGCATACCGTTGAAGGTTTAGATAACGCCGAAAAAGGCCTCAATATGCTGTTTGAAGGTAAAAACACCGGAAAAATGATACTTAAGCTGTAG
- a CDS encoding ABC transporter substrate-binding protein has product MLKVWFSFFFALAFLAASLSSAHAKEALDLVIIETLPVPIVAESRGEFEKELIRIMPEHDINITTYNAEGSEIRAKEILDELAQEAKPDLIVSVATLATRALNAAEEFIETPKLFMVVSAPVEEGIVPAIGAVSKRNMTGESHVLDAKVKLDMLDGVLRASDPETPFTIGLVHSTYPSSSNLVNQLLALDSEYENINLVAVSTPYLEGDEGLVEMTDSIVASLEQKSVELDGYWLSSGPLAEAKGLVEKVKEKTGLLPLFAESISSVKKGALIGVVSEPASIGKSAARKAKLILQRKSARDIPVGKMDTYTVAVNVTTAIKLQLPIPSSYLKLSKEHVYQ; this is encoded by the coding sequence ATGCTTAAGGTCTGGTTTTCCTTTTTCTTTGCTCTTGCGTTTCTCGCAGCGAGCCTAAGCTCTGCACATGCGAAAGAAGCACTGGACCTTGTCATTATTGAAACGCTCCCCGTACCTATTGTTGCTGAATCGCGAGGCGAATTTGAAAAAGAGCTCATTCGAATTATGCCCGAGCACGATATCAACATAACTACATACAACGCTGAAGGGTCTGAGATTCGCGCTAAAGAAATACTCGACGAACTAGCGCAAGAGGCTAAACCTGATCTCATCGTGTCTGTCGCTACCTTAGCTACTCGTGCATTAAATGCTGCTGAAGAATTTATTGAAACGCCAAAACTTTTTATGGTGGTTTCCGCTCCCGTTGAGGAAGGCATTGTTCCTGCTATCGGCGCTGTGAGTAAACGCAATATGACGGGCGAGTCACACGTACTTGATGCTAAGGTAAAGCTCGATATGTTGGACGGCGTGCTTAGAGCATCAGATCCTGAGACGCCATTTACTATAGGTTTAGTACATTCTACCTATCCCTCATCGAGTAACCTAGTCAACCAATTACTCGCATTAGACAGTGAGTATGAGAATATAAACTTAGTCGCAGTCAGTACGCCTTATTTAGAAGGCGATGAAGGGCTTGTTGAAATGACGGATAGCATTGTGGCTAGCTTAGAGCAAAAGAGCGTAGAGCTGGATGGCTATTGGTTGTCATCTGGCCCCTTAGCAGAAGCCAAAGGGTTAGTAGAAAAAGTTAAAGAAAAGACGGGGTTACTTCCCTTATTTGCTGAAAGTATTTCATCAGTTAAAAAAGGCGCGCTTATCGGTGTGGTTTCTGAACCAGCTAGTATTGGAAAATCAGCGGCAAGAAAAGCAAAGCTGATACTTCAAAGAAAATCGGCGAGAGACATTCCTGTTGGCAAAATGGACACGTACACTGTTGCAGTAAACGTAACTACGGCAATTAAATTACAATTGCCCATTCCATCAAGTTACTTAAAACTCTCGAAAGAGCATGTGTACCAATAA
- a CDS encoding GGDEF domain-containing protein — protein MPINRPSEQRRLRIALIIGAILVLVFMAADLVLLPNSMYELYTFDRLLLQLPIILVVVVLSFWREFIRYRAYIFSGLLIALSYSNYWLIWVCWEEHNFIFPYEGTILYAFFCVFALGIPFKLAAAANVINILGFLGLMWLAPVYGDRVPISAAFVSGSLFICVYARYRLDRSVRMLKETNDRLLKLSKFDSLSDLLNRRALRDQSEKLLALSKRHDVSMAVLMLDLDDFKKYNDSFGHQQGDEAIKEQARIMKQVFKRETDILGRYGGEEFIVVLSDISKEQVEKHAQALLNKWNHVQLKHAEEAKHPFMSCSIGVAYANTVGDISIDWLIDEADKVLYEAKEKGKAQYVLTEAQC, from the coding sequence GTGCCAATCAACAGACCCAGTGAACAACGCAGGCTTAGAATAGCGCTAATTATCGGTGCTATTCTGGTACTTGTGTTCATGGCGGCTGATTTAGTGCTATTGCCTAACAGTATGTATGAACTGTACACCTTCGACCGTCTACTTCTTCAATTGCCTATTATACTCGTTGTTGTTGTACTGTCTTTTTGGCGCGAATTCATACGGTATCGAGCATATATATTTTCTGGCCTGCTTATTGCGCTTTCCTACAGCAACTATTGGTTAATATGGGTTTGCTGGGAAGAGCACAATTTTATTTTTCCTTACGAAGGCACCATCCTCTATGCATTCTTTTGTGTATTCGCGTTGGGTATTCCATTTAAGTTAGCAGCCGCTGCTAATGTTATCAATATCTTGGGGTTTTTAGGGTTAATGTGGCTAGCGCCGGTTTACGGTGACAGGGTTCCAATTTCAGCAGCTTTTGTATCAGGGTCATTATTTATATGCGTATATGCTCGTTATCGGCTAGATCGCAGTGTACGCATGCTCAAAGAAACTAACGATCGCTTATTAAAGCTGAGCAAGTTTGACTCGTTATCTGATCTACTTAATCGACGTGCGCTACGAGATCAAAGTGAAAAGTTGTTGGCCTTAAGTAAGCGGCATGATGTCTCGATGGCGGTATTGATGCTTGATTTAGATGACTTCAAAAAATATAACGACAGTTTTGGTCATCAGCAGGGTGATGAAGCAATAAAAGAACAAGCGCGTATTATGAAGCAAGTATTTAAACGGGAAACTGATATCTTGGGCCGTTACGGTGGCGAAGAATTCATTGTTGTTTTAAGCGATATCAGTAAAGAGCAGGTTGAAAAGCATGCCCAAGCACTATTGAATAAATGGAACCATGTTCAATTAAAACATGCTGAGGAAGCGAAGCACCCTTTTATGAGTTGTTCAATTGGCGTGGCTTACGCCAATACGGTTGGTGACATATCCATTGATTGGCTTATTGATGAAGCCGATAAAGTACTTTATGAAGCTAAAGAAAAAGGTAAAGCGCAGTATGTGCTAACAGAAGCACAGTGCTAG
- a CDS encoding OmpP1/FadL family transporter, which produces MKQQFSLRASVCLALATLASSSALAAGFQVNEHSANGLGRAMAGQAAKPENASILATNPAAIGVFKEAEFSASVSFIDPNVDIDGTATYALGETSLPTDASSLSTSATEDDIADTAFVPGFFYTTPINEKFSAGVGVFTTYGLRSDYSDDFEALPFADEAEVKSITFNPAISYKVNEQLMVGFGLNATYAEAEIGSGVSESLSFAFNALGTTVPAGASLFNLEGDDWGYGWNAGIFWQPTEMTNIALSYRAETKLELSGEVSSDLRAALNQDGSLDLNLAAITELAIDQKLNDQWSVQSSVTFTDWSTFQKLEANLASGDDFLIKEENFDDSWRASIGVTYILNDEITLRAGYAYDDGVVSVENRSLSIPDTDRHWVSGGMTYTMSEDTSIDLAYVFIDGREADINKERTIVENAVPGTDFTTTFVGTQSATAHILSVQMNTRF; this is translated from the coding sequence ATGAAGCAACAGTTTTCTTTACGTGCCTCAGTTTGCTTAGCGCTTGCTACCTTAGCCTCTTCTTCTGCGCTAGCGGCTGGTTTCCAAGTTAATGAACACAGTGCAAACGGCCTAGGCCGTGCTATGGCAGGCCAAGCAGCCAAGCCAGAAAATGCCTCTATTTTAGCAACTAACCCTGCCGCGATTGGTGTATTTAAAGAAGCTGAGTTCAGTGCGTCAGTAAGCTTTATCGACCCAAATGTAGATATTGATGGCACTGCAACTTATGCATTGGGAGAGACCTCTCTTCCTACTGATGCAAGCTCTCTTTCTACTTCGGCAACGGAAGATGATATTGCAGATACTGCGTTCGTACCTGGATTTTTTTATACCACACCAATAAATGAAAAATTCTCGGCAGGTGTCGGTGTGTTTACTACTTATGGTCTTCGCTCTGATTACTCAGATGATTTTGAAGCTTTGCCATTTGCCGATGAAGCAGAGGTTAAAAGCATAACTTTCAACCCTGCGATATCATACAAGGTAAACGAACAGCTAATGGTTGGTTTCGGTCTGAACGCAACCTACGCCGAAGCTGAAATTGGTTCAGGGGTTTCTGAGTCTTTATCATTTGCCTTCAATGCATTGGGGACTACTGTTCCGGCAGGCGCTTCTCTTTTTAATCTAGAAGGAGACGATTGGGGCTACGGTTGGAACGCAGGAATTTTCTGGCAGCCTACTGAAATGACTAATATTGCTCTTTCATATCGCGCTGAGACAAAACTGGAGCTAAGTGGTGAAGTATCTTCAGATTTGAGAGCAGCACTTAACCAAGATGGAAGCCTTGATTTAAATTTAGCTGCAATTACGGAGCTAGCCATCGATCAGAAATTAAACGATCAGTGGTCTGTACAAAGTAGTGTAACTTTCACTGATTGGAGTACTTTCCAAAAGCTTGAAGCTAATCTTGCAAGCGGAGATGATTTCCTTATCAAAGAAGAAAACTTTGACGATTCATGGCGCGCATCTATCGGCGTTACCTATATCTTAAACGATGAGATTACTCTTCGTGCGGGCTATGCCTATGATGATGGAGTGGTATCGGTAGAAAACCGCTCACTAAGTATCCCAGACACTGACCGTCATTGGGTTTCTGGTGGTATGACTTACACCATGAGTGAAGACACCTCAATTGACCTTGCCTATGTATTTATTGATGGTCGTGAAGCGGACATCAATAAAGAGAGAACGATTGTAGAAAATGCAGTACCTGGTACAGATTTTACTACGACATTTGTTGGTACTCAGTCAGCTACAGCGCACATTCTAAGTGTTCAAATGAACACTCGCTTCTAA
- a CDS encoding DUF4411 family protein, whose amino-acid sequence MLYLMDANTFIEAKELYYPFDIVPEYWDWLVYQGSLQNLKVPVEIYTEINGANQDKKYHDELAKWARTVDVKSNLVLDEELDYGLVNTVITQGYVASPTEADLLKMGRDPFLIAYALTDPQNITVVTTEASKPTKKGANRHVPDVCKHFGVQCCNTFSLVRSLGFSTNWKKSV is encoded by the coding sequence TTGCTATATTTAATGGACGCCAATACTTTCATTGAGGCAAAAGAGCTTTATTACCCTTTCGATATTGTTCCTGAGTATTGGGATTGGTTGGTTTATCAAGGTAGTCTTCAAAACTTAAAAGTACCCGTCGAAATATACACTGAAATAAATGGGGCAAATCAAGATAAAAAATATCATGATGAGCTAGCGAAATGGGCTCGGACAGTAGACGTAAAGAGTAATCTGGTGCTCGATGAAGAATTAGATTACGGTTTGGTTAATACTGTAATTACACAAGGGTATGTCGCTTCACCTACGGAGGCAGATTTGCTGAAAATGGGTAGAGATCCATTCTTAATTGCATACGCACTAACAGACCCTCAAAACATTACTGTTGTGACAACCGAAGCAAGCAAGCCAACAAAAAAAGGAGCTAACCGTCATGTACCGGATGTTTGTAAACATTTCGGAGTGCAATGCTGTAACACCTTTAGCTTGGTTCGCTCACTTGGTTTTTCTACCAATTGGAAAAAATCTGTGTGA
- a CDS encoding LLM class flavin-dependent oxidoreductase translates to MAIPYSLLDLAPISEGYSVKDALNNSKLMAMEAERSGYERVWLAEHHGMHGVASSATSVVLTHIANATSTIKIGAGGIMLPNHAPLVIAEQFGTLAELFPHRIELGLGRAPGTDMATARALRRNLQSDVDSYPEDIQELQHYLGPPKEGQPIVAVPGANTQVPLWLLGSSLYSAQVAAKMGLPYSFASHFAPDALFDALHVYRNMFKPSPQLSAPKAMAGVMVVIAETDEEAELLFTSVKQQFMNMRRGLNKPFAKPMPNFDEYCTATDEAMLSSVLRYALVGSKETVRCKLAEFIEATDIDEIIVSMPIYDIEARLFSVKAFAEIAS, encoded by the coding sequence ATGGCTATTCCATATTCATTGCTAGATTTAGCGCCTATTTCAGAAGGGTATAGCGTTAAAGATGCGTTAAACAACTCCAAGCTAATGGCTATGGAAGCGGAGCGCAGTGGCTATGAAAGAGTGTGGTTAGCGGAGCACCACGGTATGCATGGTGTAGCCAGCTCTGCTACCTCTGTAGTGTTAACACACATTGCTAATGCTACCTCTACCATCAAAATTGGGGCAGGTGGCATTATGCTGCCTAATCATGCGCCCTTGGTTATTGCTGAACAATTTGGCACGCTAGCTGAGTTATTTCCCCATCGCATAGAGCTTGGGCTGGGGCGAGCGCCAGGTACTGATATGGCAACAGCAAGAGCACTTCGTCGTAATTTGCAAAGCGATGTAGATAGCTACCCAGAAGACATTCAGGAACTTCAGCATTACTTAGGCCCACCGAAAGAGGGGCAGCCAATTGTTGCAGTACCTGGTGCCAATACGCAGGTGCCTTTGTGGTTACTTGGTTCTAGCTTGTACAGTGCCCAGGTGGCGGCAAAAATGGGGCTGCCTTATTCATTCGCTTCCCACTTCGCACCCGATGCGCTATTTGATGCCCTCCATGTGTATCGCAACATGTTTAAACCTTCGCCCCAATTATCAGCACCAAAGGCCATGGCAGGTGTAATGGTGGTTATTGCTGAAACCGATGAAGAAGCAGAGTTGTTATTCACGTCTGTGAAGCAGCAATTTATGAATATGCGACGTGGCCTCAATAAGCCGTTTGCCAAGCCTATGCCTAACTTTGACGAATATTGCACGGCGACAGATGAGGCCATGTTATCTAGTGTGTTGAGATATGCCTTGGTTGGCTCGAAAGAAACGGTGCGATGCAAGCTCGCTGAATTTATCGAGGCAACGGATATTGATGAGATTATTGTGTCTATGCCAATTTACGATATAGAAGCGCGTTTATTTAGCGTTAAAGCGTTCGCAGAGATCGCATCCTAG
- a CDS encoding ATP-binding protein: protein MRIKSKLLVIYIPILLIGMALTGYWAYLTAYDSVREREYQLLTQTLTLNVLEIIDERRELLIESGLENVPVFREAYQKEVFEELKSLQQTTDRHFAIGDKSTGTVIFSTTESEVVLNAENANRATIANRRVAYGESSVNDMDVLFACSEFTPWNWKVTVLQPAEPLQSSLFTIAWLTFLVTLFAVVIVSLLMGKVTQVFVVSPIEKIKSAASRIAVDHKRVSIDLEQNDELGSLARDVEAMSGEIEEYVAQAQQANRAKTDFLAVMSHEIRTPLNGIQGLATLLLDTQLSDKQHQYASDLKSSASILATVINDVLDLSKIESGMSEIDVTEFDLDSMLNDLITLLGTNASANSTRLVYKSKNLESVAVTSDITKLRQIIINLVSNAIKFTHKGTVSISAKLKQPSTETMGDNRLIIAVKDTGIGIEPDRLEHIFDKFTQSDSSITRKYGGTGLGLAIAKQLAQILGGDIKVVSKVGEGSCFTVTADVQSRLMSDSSIDSSSARQAHGASLPSGLKVLLAEDNAINAVVAQALLEQLKCDVEHVDNGLKAAARVEEGGIDVVFMDVHMPVMDGIEATKRIRKLEGELSKTPVIGLTAEAFKERHISFKQAGMDDIVTKPVTVEALQESLLKLALSQEVTDNS, encoded by the coding sequence ATGCGGATCAAATCAAAACTACTAGTTATCTACATCCCAATTTTGTTAATTGGCATGGCACTTACCGGGTATTGGGCTTATCTAACCGCTTACGACTCGGTGCGCGAAAGGGAATATCAGCTTCTTACTCAAACCCTTACATTAAACGTGCTGGAGATCATTGATGAGAGGCGGGAGCTGCTCATTGAATCAGGTCTAGAAAATGTCCCCGTTTTTCGCGAGGCTTATCAAAAAGAAGTGTTTGAAGAGCTAAAGTCGCTACAGCAAACAACAGATCGGCATTTTGCCATTGGTGACAAAAGTACAGGTACCGTCATATTTAGTACTACTGAAAGTGAAGTTGTACTGAATGCAGAAAACGCTAATAGGGCGACAATAGCTAATCGGCGCGTGGCGTATGGCGAGTCGAGCGTAAATGACATGGACGTGTTGTTTGCTTGTTCTGAATTTACTCCATGGAATTGGAAAGTAACGGTTTTACAACCCGCTGAACCCTTACAATCCTCGTTATTCACGATAGCTTGGCTAACCTTTCTGGTAACGTTGTTTGCTGTAGTTATCGTTAGCTTACTCATGGGCAAGGTAACCCAGGTGTTCGTTGTCTCTCCCATTGAGAAAATCAAATCAGCGGCAAGTCGCATTGCTGTTGACCATAAGAGGGTGAGCATTGACTTAGAACAAAATGATGAATTAGGAAGCTTGGCTCGCGATGTTGAAGCTATGTCTGGTGAAATCGAGGAATATGTCGCGCAAGCCCAGCAGGCAAATCGCGCGAAGACAGATTTTCTCGCGGTAATGAGTCATGAGATTCGCACGCCGCTAAACGGTATTCAAGGTTTAGCAACACTGCTTTTAGATACTCAACTTTCAGATAAGCAGCATCAGTATGCCAGTGATTTGAAGTCATCAGCATCTATTCTTGCTACCGTTATAAATGACGTATTAGATCTCTCTAAAATTGAGTCGGGTATGTCGGAAATTGACGTGACAGAGTTCGATCTCGATTCAATGCTGAATGACCTTATAACGCTATTAGGCACAAACGCTAGTGCTAACAGTACCCGGTTAGTTTATAAGAGCAAGAATTTAGAGTCTGTGGCGGTAACTAGCGATATTACCAAACTTCGCCAAATCATTATTAATTTGGTAAGCAATGCTATTAAGTTTACTCACAAAGGAACAGTGAGTATCTCGGCTAAACTTAAACAGCCGTCAACTGAAACCATGGGTGATAACCGGTTAATTATTGCGGTTAAAGATACAGGTATTGGTATTGAGCCTGATAGGCTAGAACATATATTTGATAAGTTTACGCAGTCCGATTCTTCTATAACGCGTAAATATGGCGGTACTGGACTTGGTCTTGCTATTGCTAAGCAGCTTGCTCAGATACTCGGTGGTGACATAAAAGTCGTCAGCAAAGTTGGCGAAGGCTCGTGCTTTACCGTTACTGCAGATGTTCAATCTAGACTTATGTCGGATTCATCAATTGATTCTTCCTCTGCTCGTCAAGCACATGGCGCAAGCCTACCATCAGGGCTCAAGGTACTATTGGCTGAAGACAATGCCATTAATGCTGTGGTAGCTCAGGCACTATTAGAGCAGCTGAAATGTGATGTAGAACACGTTGATAACGGATTAAAAGCCGCTGCGCGTGTTGAGGAAGGCGGTATTGATGTGGTCTTCATGGATGTGCACATGCCTGTTATGGATGGCATTGAAGCGACGAAACGCATCAGAAAACTGGAAGGTGAGCTTAGCAAAACACCTGTTATCGGGCTTACCGCAGAAGCATTTAAAGAACGACATATCTCATTTAAGCAGGCGGGGATGGACGACATAGTCACAAAGCCTGTCACCGTTGAAGCCTTGCAAGAAAGTTTGTTAAAACTGGCGCTTAGCCAAGAAGTCACTGATAATAGTTAA